One Apodemus sylvaticus chromosome 23, mApoSyl1.1, whole genome shotgun sequence genomic window carries:
- the LOC127673842 gene encoding histocompatibility antigen 60b-like gives MAKTATTTCYLILLLLNSLGTELSTGTDSLSCNFIVKYRSSPGQCSVNGKPLLHFEDGKEEGNAPEVCADLPQSLKDIFDEMTNLESGLFKSKGNHTLHVKIKSQYNQGDFIDGLWAFSTDGQHSFYFYPTNMTWTVSHADAIRTMRHWENDRELVQSLRTLSGADFSHCLMTYSREMPGSTIKVLNTTQPTYTTQKQPSTNNNQHTSDSQGLSITRIVILCIAVPSPFITLTFAFSIKS, from the exons ATGGCAAAGACAGCAACCACCACGTGTTATCTTATCCTTCTTCTGCTGAATTCTTTGGGGACCGAGCTGTCAACTG GTACAGACTCTCTAAGTTGCAACTTCATTGTCAAGTATCGAAGCTCACCTGGACAGTGCTCAGTGAACGGAAAGCCTCTCCTTCATTTTGAGGATGGAAAAGAGGAGGGAAATGCCCCCGAGGTGTGTGCTGATTTGCCCCAAAGCCTGAAGGACATTTTTGATGAGATGACAAACCTGGAGTCAGGGCTATTTAAGTCCAAGG GTAATCACACTTTGCATGtcaaaataaaatctcaataTAATCAAGGAGATTTCATTGATGGGCTCTGGGCCTTCAGCACTGATGGACAGCACTCCTTCTACTTTTATCCTACAAACATGACCTGGACTGTGAGTCATGCTGATGCCATCAGGACCATGAGGCATTGGGAGAATGACAGGGAACTAGTCCAGAGTCTCAGGACACTCTCCGGGGCAGATTTCAGTCACTGCCTTATGACATACTCCAGAGAAATGCCAG gatcaaCAATAAAGGTGCTGAATACCACCCAGCCTACATATACCACCCAGAAACAACCTTCAACAAATAACAACCAACACACATCTGACTCCCAGGGTCTGAGTATCACCCGCATAGTGATTCTATGTATAGCAGTACCATCCCCATTCATCACACTCACTTTTGCATTCAGTATCAAGAGCTGA
- the LOC127673490 gene encoding retinoic acid early-inducible protein 1-beta-like, translated as MANATEVRSCLTEHLDNLCQELRNKVEKSLGECGIEFRGRDTDNRGRGESIWECDGECICMKELRTGPTLQAQVAGYPTLQATMLSQHSYGQILSACWLFNINEKYFFTLDTVTMSWRPTNAVSGDIMNKWKGDKDLMKHLNFSIAEGSQKLNEFFKQHKEKPRSTPRSPDITQVTSPTQLPPTGHVPYKEVFITVGLIIFFIICIYLCVRRKCCTQGDRNLQLLRVCCIDCHKPQRNDGPKETRGEVPNQTTKMLSKEEEPKACR; from the exons ATGGCAAATGCCACTGAAGTGCGGTCATGTTTGACAGAACATCTGGACAATTTGTGCCAGGAGTTAAGGAACAAGGTGGAGAAGAGTCTTGGTGAGTGTGGGATAGagttcagaggcagagacactgacaatagaggaaggggagagagcatATGGGAATGTGATGGTGAGTGTATTTGTATGAAGGAGCTGAGGACTGGCCCAACCTTGCAGGCACAGG TTGCAGGTTACCCCACTTTACAGGCCACCATGCTTTCTCAGCACAGCTATGGACAAATCCTTAGTGCCTGCTGGCTATTCAACATTAATGAAAAGTACTTCTTCACCCTGGACACTGTGACTATGAGCTGGAGACCGACTAATGCTGTGTCAGGGGATATCATGAATAAATGGAAAGGTGATAAGGATTTAATGAAACATCTGAATTTCTCCATAGCAGAAGGCAGTCAGAAACTCAATGAATTCTTCAAGCAGCACAAGGAAAAGCCAA ggtcaACACCAAGGTCCCCTGATATCACCCAGGTTACATCACCCACCCAGCTTCCACCTACAGGGCACGTTCCTTATAAGGAAGTATTTATCACTGTGGGACTCATCATATTCTTTATTATCTGCATTTACCTATGTGTCAGGAGGAAATGTTGTACCCAAGGAG ACAGAAATCTTCAGCTGCTCAGGGTCTGTTGCATCGACTGCCACAAACCACAGAGGAATGATGGGCCAAAGGAGACAAGAGGAGAGGTTCCCAACCAGACCACCAAGATGTTGTCCAAGGAGGAAGAGCCCAAGGCGTGCAGGTAA